A genomic stretch from Streptomyces venezuelae ATCC 10712 includes:
- a CDS encoding metallophosphoesterase family protein — translation MTSAGEHGRQGRDAVAYAGGAEGDPGAVRVAAVGDIHLGTDSRGLLRPSFATLPLCADVLLLAGDLTRHGTVAEAEVVADEVRDLGVPVVAVLGNHDYHDERETDVAHALTDAGVTVLEGESVVLPVDGGRVGIAGAKGFCGGFAGRSAGEFGEREMKEFVRTARRAAEGLHQALRELSADGCGVRIALTHYAPVPDTLAGEPVEIQPFLGSYLLAEAIDDGGADLAVHGHAHLGTEHGMTAGGVRVRNVAQPVIGRAFALYHLPLTR, via the coding sequence ATGACGTCCGCAGGGGAGCACGGCCGGCAGGGCCGGGACGCGGTTGCGTACGCGGGGGGCGCGGAGGGCGACCCGGGTGCCGTGCGCGTGGCCGCCGTGGGGGACATCCATCTGGGCACGGACTCCCGTGGCCTGCTGAGGCCGTCGTTCGCGACCCTGCCGCTCTGCGCCGACGTCCTCCTCCTCGCCGGCGACCTCACCCGCCACGGCACGGTCGCCGAGGCGGAGGTGGTCGCCGATGAGGTGCGGGACCTGGGTGTCCCCGTGGTCGCGGTGCTCGGCAACCACGACTACCACGACGAGCGGGAGACGGACGTCGCGCACGCCCTCACCGACGCGGGGGTCACCGTCCTGGAGGGCGAGAGCGTGGTCCTGCCGGTGGACGGCGGCAGGGTGGGGATCGCCGGGGCGAAGGGCTTCTGCGGCGGCTTCGCGGGCCGTAGCGCCGGGGAGTTCGGCGAACGCGAGATGAAGGAGTTCGTCCGCACCGCGCGCCGGGCCGCCGAAGGCCTGCACCAGGCCCTCCGTGAGCTGTCCGCCGACGGCTGCGGAGTCAGGATCGCCCTGACGCACTACGCGCCCGTCCCCGACACGCTCGCGGGTGAACCGGTGGAGATCCAGCCCTTCCTCGGCAGCTACCTCCTCGCGGAGGCCATCGACGACGGCGGTGCCGACCTCGCCGTCCACGGGCACGCGCACCTGGGCACGGAACACGGAATGACGGCCGGGGGCGTACGCGTCCGCAACGTCGCCCAGCCCGTGATCGGCCGGGCCTTCGCCCTCTACCACCTGCCGCTCACCCGGTAG
- a CDS encoding BON domain-containing protein, protein MSSGDAEYRIARFRDRLMGGEVAELGVRIEVRGSVVLLTGTIPTADHREEILRIAEAELAGLSLHTDLMVACADPPDRSEELR, encoded by the coding sequence ATGAGCAGCGGCGACGCCGAGTACCGGATCGCCCGGTTCAGAGACCGGCTCATGGGCGGGGAGGTGGCGGAGCTCGGGGTGCGGATCGAGGTGCGGGGGTCGGTCGTCCTCCTGACGGGGACGATCCCGACGGCCGACCACCGTGAGGAGATCCTCCGGATCGCCGAGGCGGAGCTGGCGGGACTGTCCCTCCACACGGACCTCATGGTCGCCTGCGCCGACCCGCCGGACCGGTCCGAGGAGTTGCGATGA
- a CDS encoding HAD family hydrolase, translating to MDRAALFDVDGTLVDSNALHVVAWWEALRQGGHDVPTHAVHRAIGLPGEKLLEHLLGPDRDRSGDDRLSAAHDTLYGAYFERLRAFDGAAELLSTLAGGGWKVVLVTSAKDRELEALRAAVDADAAISATATADDVAEGKPAPDPIEHALSLAGVPAERAVLVGDSVWDMEAARRAGVLCVGLLCGGIPRADLEDAGAAAVYDDAKDLLAHLDTAPFAKVRAERESSAE from the coding sequence ATGGACCGGGCCGCTCTGTTCGACGTGGACGGAACCCTGGTGGATTCCAACGCCCTGCACGTCGTCGCCTGGTGGGAGGCGCTGCGTCAGGGCGGGCACGACGTCCCGACGCACGCCGTCCACCGCGCGATCGGGCTGCCGGGCGAGAAGCTCCTGGAGCATCTCCTCGGCCCCGACCGCGACCGGTCGGGGGACGACCGGCTCAGCGCCGCCCACGACACCCTGTACGGGGCGTACTTCGAGCGGCTCCGGGCCTTCGACGGTGCGGCGGAGCTGCTGAGCACGCTCGCGGGCGGCGGCTGGAAGGTCGTCCTGGTCACCTCCGCCAAGGACCGGGAGCTGGAGGCGCTCCGCGCGGCCGTGGACGCGGACGCCGCGATCTCGGCGACGGCCACCGCCGACGACGTGGCGGAGGGCAAGCCCGCGCCGGACCCGATCGAGCACGCCCTCTCACTGGCGGGCGTGCCCGCCGAGCGGGCCGTGCTCGTCGGGGACAGCGTCTGGGACATGGAGGCCGCGCGCCGCGCGGGGGTGCTCTGCGTCGGGCTGCTCTGCGGCGGGATTCCGCGCGCGGACCTCGAGGACGCGGGCGCCGCCGCCGTGTACGACGACGCGAAGGACCTGCTCGCCCACCTCGACACGGCCCCGTTCGCGAAGGTCCGCGCCGAGCGGGAGTCGTCGGCGGAGTAG
- a CDS encoding SRPBCC family protein has protein sequence MSTVEQTIDVDVPLRTAYNQWTQFEEFPKFMEGVEEVRQTDDRHCHWRTKVAGVRREFDTEIVDQLPDERVAWRTVAGDVQQMGVVSFQPLDEAHTRVRLAMDVEPSGMAEKAADAMGVLDRRVKGDLKRFKGYIEEHGRESGGWRGRISPGGADSPDMTPRDDPGSTGLR, from the coding sequence ATGAGCACCGTTGAACAGACCATCGACGTCGACGTCCCCCTGCGGACCGCGTACAACCAGTGGACGCAGTTCGAGGAGTTCCCGAAGTTCATGGAGGGCGTCGAGGAGGTCCGGCAGACCGACGACCGGCACTGCCACTGGCGGACCAAGGTGGCCGGGGTGCGGCGCGAGTTCGACACCGAGATCGTCGACCAGCTCCCGGACGAGCGCGTCGCCTGGCGCACGGTCGCGGGCGATGTCCAGCAGATGGGCGTCGTCAGCTTCCAGCCGCTCGACGAGGCGCACACCCGGGTGCGGCTGGCCATGGACGTCGAGCCCTCCGGCATGGCGGAGAAGGCCGCCGACGCGATGGGCGTGCTGGACCGCCGGGTCAAGGGCGACCTGAAGCGGTTCAAGGGCTACATCGAGGAGCACGGCCGGGAGTCCGGCGGCTGGCGCGGCCGTATCAGCCCGGGCGGCGCCGACAGCCCCGACATGACCCCGAGGGACGACCCGGGCTCCACCGGCCTGCGGTGA
- a CDS encoding HemK2/MTQ2 family protein methyltransferase gives MTTVTTRTGGQRVPPDHAARAHHLPRVYRLPGVYAPQADTGLLAAHVRREELRPGARSLDLCTGTGVLALVAALRGARATAVDISRTAIAVARLNARLHRCRIRTLCGDLDGPVAHERFDLVTVNPPYVPSADAQTPSRGARRSWDAGTDGRLLLDRICSRAPSFLAPSGVLLIVQSSLSGVDATLAALGRGGLSPRVVERRKQGFGPVMSARSAWFADRGLIAPGVRTEDLVVIRACRP, from the coding sequence ATGACCACAGTGACGACGAGGACCGGGGGACAACGTGTACCGCCGGACCATGCGGCGCGGGCCCACCACCTGCCCCGCGTGTACCGGCTTCCCGGCGTGTACGCGCCCCAGGCCGACACCGGTCTGCTGGCGGCGCACGTACGGCGGGAGGAGCTCCGGCCAGGAGCGCGCTCGCTCGACCTGTGCACGGGCACCGGCGTTCTCGCGCTCGTCGCGGCCCTGCGGGGCGCGCGGGCCACCGCCGTCGACATCTCGCGTACCGCGATCGCCGTCGCACGCCTCAACGCGCGGCTGCACCGCTGCCGGATCCGGACGCTGTGCGGAGACCTGGACGGCCCGGTCGCCCACGAGCGGTTCGACCTCGTCACCGTGAACCCGCCGTACGTACCGTCCGCGGACGCCCAGACGCCGTCCCGCGGTGCGCGGCGCAGCTGGGACGCCGGGACCGACGGCCGGCTGCTCCTCGACCGGATCTGCTCGCGCGCCCCGAGCTTCCTCGCCCCCTCCGGCGTCCTGCTGATCGTCCAGTCGTCCCTCTCGGGCGTCGACGCCACGCTGGCGGCCCTCGGGCGGGGCGGCCTTTCGCCGCGCGTCGTGGAGCGCCGTAAACAGGGCTTCGGGCCGGTGATGTCGGCCCGGTCGGCCTGGTTCGCCGACCGGGGCCTGATCGCCCCGGGCGTGCGTACGGAGGACCTCGTGGTGATCCGCGCGTGCCGGCCGTGA
- a CDS encoding CDGSH iron-sulfur domain-containing protein → MTVLPEGSRTTGRGTAPEPVVPRIRPLPEGPVLVDGPADIVMPDGSVVRCERPVMALCTCRRSLRAPFCDTSHRTRLRRDRATKPRTQGGPTTEARTPDGPTTEARTPDGPTTEPRTPDGPTTEPRTPDGPATETRTPDGPATEARTS, encoded by the coding sequence ATGACCGTTCTCCCCGAGGGCTCCCGGACGACCGGCCGGGGCACCGCTCCCGAGCCCGTCGTGCCCCGCATCCGGCCGCTCCCGGAGGGTCCGGTGCTCGTGGACGGCCCGGCGGACATCGTGATGCCCGACGGGTCGGTGGTGCGCTGCGAGCGCCCCGTGATGGCGCTGTGCACGTGCCGGCGGAGCCTGCGGGCCCCGTTCTGCGACACGAGCCACCGCACCCGCCTGAGGCGCGACCGCGCCACGAAGCCCCGGACGCAGGGCGGCCCGACGACGGAGGCGCGAACACCCGACGGCCCGACGACGGAGGCGAGAACGCCCGACGGCCCGACCACGGAGCCGCGAACGCCCGACGGCCCGACCACGGAGCCGCGAACGCCCGACGGCCCGGCGACGGAGACGCGAACGCCCGATGGCCCGGCGACGGAGGCGCGGACCTCATGA
- a CDS encoding iron-containing redox enzyme family protein: MTVLAAPATAATRPPVPEARGDVSSAVRARLLGGGADVLPSAATIARGDPYGEDLQLALHLCYEPHYQGFEGVPDTVEWDAGLLGVWALVEHRFESALRHDCRDRPGVGDALDELLVEPVGGTGPSSYLLAEGELWQLRENVVLRSVSQLRETDPQLWVIPRLRGRAKAAMTAIAYDEYGCGRAERVHAVLYAHLMADLGLDPAYGRYVDVVGAEMLAVSNLMSLLGLHRRLRGALVGHFAVLETTSPPAASRLSAALRRAGAGPAAQLYYDEHVVADAVHEQVVRRDVVGGLLDDEPDLAPDVSFGIAATRHLEDRLGDHLLGAWSRGDSALRTPSHGAGPPHRSRPEDDDRSGS; this comes from the coding sequence ATGACCGTCCTCGCCGCGCCCGCCACCGCCGCCACGAGGCCCCCGGTCCCCGAGGCCCGGGGTGACGTGTCGTCCGCCGTACGGGCGCGCCTGCTCGGCGGCGGCGCCGACGTCCTTCCCAGCGCCGCGACGATCGCCCGGGGCGACCCGTACGGGGAGGACCTGCAGCTCGCCCTGCACCTCTGCTACGAACCCCACTACCAGGGCTTCGAAGGCGTCCCCGACACCGTCGAATGGGACGCCGGCCTCCTCGGCGTATGGGCCCTGGTGGAGCACCGGTTCGAGAGCGCCCTGCGGCACGACTGCCGTGACCGTCCCGGCGTCGGCGACGCCCTCGACGAACTGCTGGTCGAACCGGTCGGCGGCACAGGACCGAGTTCCTACCTCCTCGCCGAGGGCGAGCTGTGGCAGCTGCGCGAGAACGTCGTCCTGCGTTCCGTGTCCCAGCTGCGCGAGACGGACCCGCAGCTGTGGGTGATCCCCCGGTTGCGCGGCCGCGCCAAGGCGGCCATGACGGCCATCGCGTACGACGAGTACGGCTGCGGGCGGGCCGAGCGGGTACACGCCGTGCTCTACGCACATCTCATGGCCGACCTCGGACTCGACCCGGCTTACGGGCGGTACGTCGACGTCGTCGGCGCCGAGATGCTGGCCGTCTCGAACCTGATGTCGCTGCTGGGTCTCCACCGACGGCTGCGGGGTGCGCTCGTCGGACACTTCGCCGTCCTGGAGACCACCTCCCCGCCCGCCGCCTCCCGGCTCTCCGCAGCCCTGCGCCGCGCGGGCGCAGGCCCGGCGGCTCAGCTGTACTACGACGAGCACGTGGTGGCGGACGCCGTCCACGAGCAGGTCGTGCGCCGGGACGTCGTCGGCGGCCTCCTCGACGACGAACCCGACCTCGCACCCGACGTCTCCTTCGGCATCGCTGCCACCCGCCATCTGGAGGACCGTCTCGGCGATCACCTCCTCGGCGCCTGGTCCCGGGGTGACAGCGCGCTGCGCACGCCCTCCCACGGCGCCGGCCCTCCCCATCGCAGCCGCCCGGAGGACGACGACAGGAGCGGATCATGA
- a CDS encoding nucleotidyltransferase family protein, translating into MSLVEGGAAPGQAAADGGAPALPVDHTQAILEATKEVGAVLKASGRPFALVGSVAAYAHGIPVRLQHDTDFAVRREDADVVTRALVERGIRIVDPPEDWLVKARSGGEEIDLIFSLAGRPVTDELLARSDTLPVDSVHMPVLAPTDLMVSRLLALSEHHCDFGAVLPLARGLRERVDWARVREDTDDAPMAKAFLYLLELLDVLPHRAEEP; encoded by the coding sequence ATGAGCCTCGTGGAAGGCGGGGCCGCCCCCGGGCAGGCGGCGGCCGACGGCGGCGCGCCCGCCCTGCCCGTCGACCACACCCAGGCGATCCTGGAGGCGACCAAGGAGGTCGGCGCCGTGCTGAAGGCGTCCGGCCGCCCGTTCGCGCTGGTCGGCAGCGTCGCCGCGTACGCCCACGGCATCCCGGTCCGGCTCCAGCACGACACGGACTTCGCGGTGCGCCGGGAGGACGCCGACGTCGTCACCCGGGCCCTGGTCGAACGCGGCATACGGATCGTCGACCCGCCCGAGGACTGGCTCGTGAAGGCCCGCTCGGGCGGGGAGGAGATCGACCTGATCTTCTCCCTCGCCGGCCGTCCGGTCACCGACGAACTCCTGGCCCGTTCCGACACGCTCCCCGTGGACTCGGTCCACATGCCGGTCCTCGCCCCCACCGACCTGATGGTCTCCCGTCTCCTCGCGCTCTCCGAGCATCACTGCGACTTCGGCGCGGTCCTGCCGCTGGCCCGCGGTCTGCGGGAGCGCGTCGACTGGGCGCGGGTCCGCGAGGACACGGACGACGCCCCGATGGCCAAGGCCTTCCTCTACCTGCTGGAGCTCCTCGACGTACTCCCGCACCGGGCCGAGGAGCCCTAG
- the rpsN gene encoding 30S ribosomal protein S14, with protein MAKQSKIAQNEKRKATVERYAARRAELKEIIRRPSSTAEERRAAREELSRQPRDASATRVRNRDSVDGRPRGYLRRFGLSRVRARQQAHAGYLPGVTKSSW; from the coding sequence ATGGCGAAGCAGAGCAAGATCGCGCAGAACGAGAAGCGCAAGGCGACCGTCGAGCGCTACGCCGCCCGGCGGGCCGAGCTCAAGGAGATCATCCGCCGCCCCTCGTCGACCGCCGAGGAACGCCGGGCCGCCCGGGAGGAGCTGAGCCGCCAACCGCGCGACGCCAGCGCCACCCGGGTCCGCAACCGCGACAGCGTCGACGGCCGCCCCCGGGGCTACCTGCGCAGGTTCGGGCTCTCCCGGGTCCGCGCCCGGCAGCAGGCCCACGCCGGGTACCTTCCCGGCGTCACGAAGTCCTCCTGGTAG
- the rpmB gene encoding 50S ribosomal protein L28 → MSAHCQLTGAKPGFGHTISHSHRRSPRRFDPNIQHKRYWLPSEGRHVRLTLSARAIKTVDAIGIEAAVARIRARGGKV, encoded by the coding sequence ATGTCCGCCCACTGCCAACTGACCGGCGCCAAGCCCGGCTTCGGCCACACGATCTCCCACTCCCACCGGCGCAGCCCGCGCCGCTTCGACCCGAACATCCAGCACAAGCGCTACTGGCTCCCCAGCGAGGGCCGCCACGTCCGCCTCACGCTGAGCGCCAGGGCGATCAAGACCGTCGACGCCATCGGCATCGAGGCGGCCGTGGCCCGAATCCGGGCCCGCGGAGGGAAGGTCTGA
- a CDS encoding type B 50S ribosomal protein L31: MKPGIHPAYGPVVFRDTASGSAFLTRSTLTSEKTIEWEDGRTYPVVDVEISSVSHPFYTGTARVLDTAGRVERFERRYGAR, from the coding sequence ATGAAGCCCGGCATCCACCCCGCCTACGGCCCCGTCGTCTTCCGCGACACCGCCTCCGGCTCCGCGTTCCTCACCCGCTCCACCCTCACCAGCGAGAAGACCATCGAGTGGGAGGACGGCCGGACCTACCCGGTCGTGGACGTGGAGATCTCCTCCGTGAGCCACCCCTTCTACACGGGGACCGCCCGCGTCCTGGACACCGCCGGCCGCGTCGAACGCTTCGAGCGCCGCTACGGAGCCCGCTGA
- a CDS encoding CobW family GTP-binding protein, producing MARDPRLPVVIVAGLHADARKEVVDRLLAAVPGSVALHHDLTGAPDGTVRRLIRDASGLLSEDATPLVNDCACCALREDLVPELERLAGAGVTRLAVVELWDSVEPKTMAEVVAAHAGDGLALTNVITAVDPALVLPYLGNGDDLAEGGLAAAPTDRRTVGDTFARQLEYAPVLALVDNEDADEEDHALLAQLHPTARRVTAGSDDLAAAAFAGFDVEAAAAAQHPACALLPQEADDAGVTTLVWHRGRPFHPGRLYEALEDLCCAAARSRGRFWLADRPDALLAWDAAGGALCVESAGPWLASLPDAAWEMVPPMRRAAAAMDWHPEHGDRCQHLVFTSPGLDRDGLERLLESCLLTDEEYEAGPAGWKHLPAAFAPLLDTA from the coding sequence ATGGCACGCGACCCCCGGCTGCCCGTGGTAATCGTCGCCGGGCTCCACGCCGACGCCCGCAAGGAGGTGGTCGACCGCCTCCTCGCGGCCGTCCCCGGCAGCGTCGCCCTCCACCACGACCTCACCGGCGCGCCGGACGGCACGGTGCGCCGCCTGATCCGCGACGCGAGCGGGCTCCTGTCCGAGGACGCGACGCCCCTGGTGAACGACTGCGCGTGCTGTGCGCTGCGCGAGGACCTCGTACCGGAGCTGGAACGACTCGCCGGCGCCGGTGTGACCCGGCTCGCCGTGGTCGAACTGTGGGACTCGGTCGAGCCGAAGACGATGGCCGAGGTCGTCGCCGCACACGCCGGCGACGGACTCGCCCTCACCAACGTGATCACGGCGGTGGACCCGGCGCTCGTGCTGCCGTACCTCGGCAACGGCGACGACCTCGCCGAAGGCGGCCTGGCGGCCGCACCCACCGACCGGCGGACCGTCGGCGACACCTTCGCCCGCCAGTTGGAGTACGCACCCGTCCTCGCCCTCGTCGACAACGAGGACGCCGACGAGGAGGACCACGCGCTGCTCGCCCAGCTGCACCCCACCGCCCGCCGGGTGACGGCCGGCTCGGACGACCTCGCCGCGGCCGCCTTCGCGGGCTTCGACGTCGAGGCCGCCGCGGCGGCCCAGCACCCCGCGTGCGCACTGCTGCCGCAGGAGGCGGACGACGCCGGAGTCACGACGCTCGTCTGGCACCGCGGACGCCCCTTCCACCCCGGTCGCCTGTACGAGGCGCTCGAGGACCTGTGCTGCGCGGCGGCCCGCAGCCGGGGCAGGTTCTGGCTCGCCGACCGGCCCGACGCCCTGCTGGCCTGGGACGCCGCGGGCGGCGCGCTGTGCGTGGAGAGCGCCGGCCCCTGGCTCGCGTCGCTGCCCGACGCCGCCTGGGAGATGGTCCCGCCGATGCGGCGGGCCGCCGCGGCCATGGACTGGCATCCCGAGCACGGGGACCGCTGCCAGCACCTCGTCTTCACCTCACCGGGCCTCGACCGCGACGGCCTGGAGCGGCTCCTGGAGTCCTGCCTCCTCACGGACGAGGAGTACGAGGCCGGCCCGGCCGGCTGGAAGCACCTCCCGGCCGCCTTCGCCCCCCTCCTCGACACCGCCTGA
- the rpsR gene encoding 30S ribosomal protein S18, which translates to MARRPEPRKPTKPRPNPLDAAGITYIDYKDTDVLRKFISDRGKIRSRRVTRVTARQQRRLAAAIKNAREMALLPYTSR; encoded by the coding sequence ATGGCCCGCCGCCCCGAACCCCGCAAGCCCACGAAGCCCCGCCCGAACCCGCTCGACGCGGCCGGGATCACGTACATCGACTACAAGGACACCGACGTGCTGCGGAAGTTCATCTCCGACCGGGGCAAGATCCGCAGCCGCCGCGTGACCCGGGTCACCGCCCGACAGCAGCGCCGGCTCGCCGCCGCCATCAAGAACGCACGCGAGATGGCACTCCTGCCGTACACCAGCCGGTAG
- the tsaD gene encoding tRNA (adenosine(37)-N6)-threonylcarbamoyltransferase complex transferase subunit TsaD, with protein MGGPVVLGIESSCDETGAGIVRNGKLLAHVVASSMDEHARFGGVVPEIAARAHLQSFTPVVRQALDQAGLRLGQIDAVAVTTGPGLSGALQVGLAGAKSLAYAAGVPLYGVHHLAGHVAADTLEHGPLPTPCVVLIVSGGHTSLLLVRDLVREPILHLGDTLDDAAGECFDKVARILGLPYPGGPAIDRAARDGDPRAVHFPRPLTRGGDDPYAFSFSGLKTAAARWVEKHRLRGIDVPVADGAAALQEAVADVLSRKALAACKAYDVKTLIVVGGVAANSRVRALTEQRCAAAGVELRVPPMTLCTDNGAMIAAVGDLLVRSGAEPAPLDVSTDPSAPLKYASLTPLPAQLARAA; from the coding sequence GTGGGTGGACCGGTCGTCCTCGGAATCGAGTCGTCGTGCGACGAGACCGGCGCGGGGATCGTGCGGAACGGGAAGCTTCTCGCGCACGTCGTCGCGTCGAGCATGGACGAGCACGCCCGCTTCGGCGGTGTCGTGCCCGAGATCGCCGCCCGCGCCCATCTCCAGTCCTTCACCCCGGTCGTCCGGCAAGCGCTCGACCAGGCGGGGCTGCGGCTGGGGCAGATCGACGCGGTCGCCGTCACCACGGGGCCCGGTCTGTCCGGCGCTCTCCAGGTCGGTCTGGCCGGCGCGAAATCCCTCGCCTATGCGGCTGGGGTGCCGCTGTACGGAGTGCACCACCTGGCGGGCCATGTCGCCGCCGACACTCTGGAGCACGGACCGCTGCCCACCCCGTGCGTCGTCCTGATCGTCTCCGGCGGCCACACCTCCCTCCTCCTGGTCCGGGACCTGGTCCGCGAACCGATCCTGCATCTCGGCGACACCCTCGACGACGCGGCAGGCGAGTGCTTCGACAAGGTCGCCCGCATCCTCGGCCTCCCGTACCCGGGCGGGCCCGCTATCGACCGGGCCGCCCGCGACGGCGACCCGCGTGCCGTGCACTTCCCGCGCCCGCTGACCCGGGGCGGCGACGACCCGTACGCCTTCTCCTTCTCCGGCCTGAAGACCGCCGCCGCCCGCTGGGTCGAGAAGCACCGCCTCCGGGGCATCGACGTACCGGTGGCGGACGGCGCCGCCGCGCTCCAGGAAGCCGTCGCCGACGTGCTGAGCCGCAAGGCCCTCGCGGCCTGCAAGGCGTACGACGTCAAGACGCTGATCGTCGTCGGCGGTGTGGCCGCCAACTCACGGGTCCGCGCCCTCACCGAGCAGCGGTGCGCCGCCGCCGGCGTCGAGCTGCGGGTACCGCCGATGACGCTGTGCACCGACAACGGCGCCATGATCGCGGCCGTCGGCGACCTCCTCGTCCGCTCCGGCGCCGAACCCGCCCCGCTGGACGTCTCCACCGACCCGTCCGCCCCGCTGAAGTACGCCTCCCTGACCCCGCTCCCGGCCCAGCTCGCGAGAGCGGCCTGA
- a CDS encoding sulfite exporter TauE/SafE family protein → MSTGLPLSPLRPPYSAPVVFGAGAAIGVLGGMIGLGGAEFRLPLLIGLFGFAALSAVILNKAMSLVVVLVALPARLAAVPAAEVAARWPVAVNLLAGSLLGAWAGASWAVRMRSTTLYKVLAALMVLMAAALVLTHTATLDTVNLPLWAQIPAGVVAGFGIGVVAAIMGVAGGELLIPTIVLLFGEDIKTAGSLSLLVSLPTMLVAFARYSRDGSFAVLGANLRFTAVMAAGSVTGAVLGGLLLGVFPDLVLIPALAVILLVSAVKLARHH, encoded by the coding sequence ATGAGCACCGGCCTGCCCCTCTCTCCCCTCCGGCCCCCGTACTCGGCACCTGTGGTGTTCGGTGCGGGGGCAGCCATCGGCGTTCTCGGCGGGATGATCGGGCTGGGCGGTGCCGAGTTCCGCCTGCCGCTGTTGATCGGCCTCTTCGGGTTCGCCGCGCTCTCGGCGGTCATCCTGAACAAGGCGATGAGCCTGGTGGTGGTCCTGGTCGCGCTGCCCGCCCGCCTCGCCGCGGTCCCGGCCGCCGAGGTCGCCGCCCGCTGGCCCGTCGCGGTCAACCTGCTCGCCGGCAGCCTGCTCGGCGCCTGGGCGGGCGCGTCCTGGGCGGTCCGCATGCGCAGCACCACCCTCTACAAGGTCCTGGCCGCCCTGATGGTCCTGATGGCGGCCGCCCTGGTCCTCACCCACACCGCCACGCTGGACACCGTCAACCTCCCGCTCTGGGCCCAGATCCCCGCCGGCGTCGTCGCCGGATTCGGTATCGGTGTCGTCGCCGCGATCATGGGCGTCGCGGGTGGGGAGCTGCTGATCCCGACGATCGTGTTGCTCTTCGGCGAGGACATCAAGACCGCCGGGAGCCTGTCCCTGCTGGTCTCCCTGCCCACCATGCTGGTCGCGTTCGCCCGGTACAGCCGCGACGGCAGCTTCGCCGTCCTCGGCGCCAACCTCCGCTTCACCGCGGTCATGGCCGCCGGCTCGGTCACCGGGGCCGTCCTGGGCGGCCTGCTCCTGGGCGTGTTCCCGGACCTGGTGCTCATCCCCGCCTTGGCCGTGATCCTGCTCGTCTCAGCGGTGAAACTCGCCCGCCACCACTGA